The following coding sequences lie in one Fusarium poae strain DAOMC 252244 chromosome 1, whole genome shotgun sequence genomic window:
- a CDS encoding hypothetical protein (BUSCO:48680at5125), whose amino-acid sequence MAFNLPPFLARLARPFTQSTRLSIAPDQSAASVIPEGAQRCTVAAGCFWGTEHLYRRHFGEKGLIDAKVGYIGGDLENPSYRAVCGGKTGHAEAAQIIFDPTKVTYAQLLEFFYKTHDPTTLNQQGPDTGPQYRSAIYFHDPEQEKIAREVTEKANKQWWKGGIVTEIAPAGKWWTAEEYHQLYLHNNPSGYECPSHFMRPFPPLE is encoded by the exons ATGGCTTTCAACCTCCCTCCTTTCCTCGCGCGTCTCGCCCGCCCCTTCACGCAGTCCACTCGCCTTTCTATCGCTCCTGATCAATCCGCTGCATCAGTTATTCCTGAGGGCGCACAGCGCTGTACCGTGGCCGCAGGTTGCTTCTGGGGCACTGAGCACCTCTACCGTAGACACTTTGGCGAAAAGGGTCTCATCGACGCAAAGGTTGGCTACATCGGCGGTGATCTCGAGAACCCTAGCTACCGCGCCGTTTGTGGCGGCAAGACTGGCC ACGCTGAAGCCGCGCAAATAATTTTCGACCCGACAAAGGTCACATACGCACAGCTCCTCGAATTCTTCTACAAGACGCACGACCCCACGACGCTCAACCAGCAGGGCCCCGATACCGGCCCTCAGTACCGCTCCGCTATCTACTTCCACGACCCCGAGCAGGAGAAGATTGCGCGCGAGGTGACGGAAAAGGCCAACAAGCAATGGTGGAAAGGCGGCATCGTGACTGAGATTGCGCCTGCTGGAAAGTGGTGGACTGCTGAGGAGTACCACCAGCTTTACCTACACAATAACCCCTCTGGTTATGAGTGCCCCAGTCACTTCATGAGACCATTCCCTCCTCTGGAATAA
- a CDS encoding hypothetical protein (TransMembrane:7 (o1064-1082i1103-1122o1134-1153i1165-1184o1190-1210i1217-1243o1255-1272i)~BUSCO:3772at5125) has protein sequence MRRGRSSSGSPYRALAHHQNNAAAAASSDSISLIRSFNVETNPTRPVRPSPLTASLIRDMPLDLVDRIRSFPLFMSAPEEFLVAIGNHLKPQIQSPNDHIVTEGDEAKAMYWLVRGVVAVTSRDGEAVYAELNPGSFFGEIGVLMSMPRTATIVARTKCLLLVLKKEDLHAVIPRFPDMEKAIREEAQERLNLLKKKRQEGGRLTKSPPHGDFTAREAVPGEVSTGESGVIKDGTVVNNKKRKSPSPGIMEDPTAGSAIGSGQINIRTTLKELPLFSTLPADILHFLGLSVQPKSYTPFTDIVRQGLPGNEIFFIVRGEAEVIHDEPVYDSNVQNKALAIPKRPRLKAGQYFGEVASLGLSRGRTATVRSITSVECIMITGDVLDEFWRRCPSDILTQVKETARSRYIKQSDDVDMIDVDGREKANKSDPTTPTASMRASLPNLTFTTPSKPGSPSKEDTVNVAPKDPDPFLSVNMENIRNRRRHSLAPPIPPTDSSATNTNGVRSRLSEVTPIKFAFSETPSDDDDVPAKRVRTTLPTRPITMSKPVLSDEILIYIFKHVDIGELFQLRLVSTHWRKLLTTSPRVCQDVDLSIYNRRITDEVLIKVLAPFIGTRALSIDLSNCFHVTDEGFGALWRSCGKNVKTWKMKSVWDVSANQILEMSENAKGLEEVDWSNCRKVGDNLLGRVVGWVVPDPPPSKSVVISSSTARSRTKQQQQQQQQQKHAPQNVLPPGTVVGCPKLRRLNLSYCKHITDRSMAHLAAHASNRIEWLSLTRCTSITDAGFQSWAPFRFEKLSRLCLADCTYLSDNAVVALVNSAKNLTHLDLSFCCALSDTATEVVALRLPKLKELRLAFCGSAVSDGSLESVALHLNDLEALSVRGCVRVTGRGVENVLNGCGRLNWVDVSQCRNLEPWIRAGGVANWGFDARVGQRPAELTPGETCGSGEGEDDAPAPKAMSVAMLTSQNFMPRSAFGYRSKRARRPGPARFAQRLPELSKTAFRNSASARGFHVQAKPTANFFTSRITSAATRNAFQRTSRAGGRSYHQGPPTGVATAPQSTSRRLLVGGAIFGGTLVAINAVFNRETREDGGMPVYEREYLNNTFLHTGLGIGIIGLTARQMVQTGFVYRIMVTNPWVVGIGGLALSFATMIGTRSISPDNYIPKYALWTAFNATQAAFVAPLLAFVPPVLLGRAGLYTIAMMGGLAIVGATAKQEKYLYIGGPLLAGAAIVAASGLAPLIIPATAVRTLAFTENLWLYGGLAVFGGFTLYDVQKVLHHARLAQAGVMRRDPVNESISLELDFLNIFIRMVQILMMQQNRRK, from the exons ATGAGGCGGGGTCGTTCAAGCTCCGGATCGCCCTATAGGGCGCTGGCTCATCACCAGAACAacgcggcagcagcagcatcgtCTGACTCTATCTCGTTAATTCGATCTTTCAATGTCGAGACGAATCCCACGCGGCCAGTGCGGCCTTCGCCGCTCACAGCATCACTTATTCGAGATATGCCACTGGACTTGGTCGACCGCATTAGATCCTTCCCTCTTTTCATGTCTGCCCCTGAGGAGTTTCTAGTTGCTATCGGAAACCACCTGAAGCCTCAAATTCAGAGTCCCAACGACCATATAGTGACCGAAGGAGACGAGGCCAAGGCAATGTACTGGCTGGTGCGAGGTGTTGTTGCTGTGACTTCGCGAGACGGAGAGGCGGTCTATGCTGAGCTCAACCCTGGATCATTCTTTGGTGAAATTGGTGTTTTGATGAGCATGCCACGTACGGCCACCATTGTTGCACGCACGAAATGCCTTCTGCTGGTTTTAAAGAAAGAGGATCTGCATGCCGTGATACCCAGATTTCCAGACATGGAAAAGGCAATTCGAGAAGAGGCACAAGAGCGCCTAAATCTTCTCAAGAAAAAACGACAAGAGGGTGGAAGGCTGACCAAGTCACCCCCTCATGGAGATTTTACTGCTCGAGAGGCGGTACCTGGTGAAGTCTCTACCGGGGAAAGCGGTGTCATCAAAGATGGTACTGTGGTTAAcaacaagaagaggaaatCGCCAAGCCCAGGTATCATGGAAGACCCAACTGCTGGTAGTGCTATTGGGAGTGGTCAAATCAACATTCGAACCACACTCAAAGAGCTTCCACTTTTCTCCACCCTTCCCGCAGATATACTGCACTTTCTGGGACTCAGTGTCCAACCCAAATCGTATACCCCCTTCACAGACATTGTCCGTCAAGGCTTACCAGGTAACGAAATATTTTTCATCGTCCGTGGAGAAGCTGAGGTGATACACGACGAACCGGTTTACGATAGCAACGTTCAAAATAAGGCTTTGGCTATTCCGAAACGGCCGCGGTTGAAGGCAGGCCAATACTTTGGAGAAGTGGCAAGTTTAGGTTTGTCCCGTGGCCGAACAGCTACTGTACGGTCCATCACCTCTGTCGAGTGTATCATGATCACGGGAGACGTCCTCGACGAGTTTTGGAGGCGCTGCCCTTCAGATATCTTGACACAGGTCAAAGAGACTGCGCGATCACGTTACATTAAGCAGAGCGACGATGTTGACATGATCGATGTCGATGGCAGGGAAAAGGCCAACAAATCCGACCCAACGACTCCTACGGCATCGATGAGAGCATCACTCCCCAACCTTACATTCACTACTCCGTCTAAACCAGGATCTCCTTCTAAAGAGGACACTGTCAATGTAGCGCCCAAAGATCCCGACCCGTTCCTGAGCGTCAACATGGAGAACATCAGAAACCGAAGGCGCCATTCTTTGGCTCCCCCGATACCTCCCACAGATAGTTCCGCTACTAATACAAATGGCGTAAGATCTCGTTTGTCAGAGGTGACGCCCATCAAATTTGCATTCTCGGAGACGCCAtccgacgacgatgacgttCCGGCCAAACGAGTTCGAACTACGCTGCCCACGAGGCCCATCACCATGAGCAAACCGGTGTTGTCGGACGAGATCTTGATATACATCTTTAAGCACGTGGATATTGGAGAACTCTTTCAGCTGCGCTTGGTTAGCACGCATTGGCGCAAACTTCTAACGACATCACCCAGAGTCTGTCAAGACGTTGACCTCTCGATTTACAATCGCAGAATCACCGATGAAGTTCTGATTAAAGTGCTAGCTCCTTTTATTGGCACTCGTGCTTTATCCATTGACCTGAGCAACTGCTTTCATGTAACCGATGAAGGATTCGGCGCTTTGTGGCGTAGCTGCGGCAAGAACGTCAAGACCTGGAAGATGAAGTCTGTTTGGGACGTCTCAGCCAATCAAATTCTGGAGATGAGTGAGAATGCCAAGGGTTTAGAGGAGGTGGATTGGAGTAACTGCCGTAAAGTCGGCGATAACTTGTTGGGTCGTGTTGTTGGTTGGGTCGTACCTGATCCTCCGCCCTCCAAATCCGTTGTTATCTCCAGCTCCACAGCTCGTTCACGAAccaagcagcagcaacagcagcaacagcaacagaagCATGCACCGCAAAACGTCCTTCCACCCGGAACGGTGGTAGGATGTCCGAAGCTGAGACGCCTCAACCTCTCCTACTGCAAGCATATTACAGATCGTTCCATGGCCCACCTTGCGGCGCACGCCTCGAACCGTATTGAGTGGTTATCCCTTACACGCTGTACATCGATTACAGATGCCGGGTTCCAATCGTGGGCGCCTTTCCGGTTCGAGAAGCTTTCTCGACTGTGCTTGGCAGACTGTACATATCTATCGGACAATGCCGTTGTTGCTTTGGTGAACTCGGCCAAAAACCTTACACACCTGGATCTATCGTTCTGTTGTGCACTCTCTGACACAGCAACAGAGGTTGTTGCCCTCCGACTACCCAAACTGAAAGAGCTACGACTGGCATTTTGTGGAAGCGCAGTCAGTGATGGAAGTCTAGAGAGCGTGGCACTTCACTTGAACGACCTGGAAGCTCTGAGTGTGCGCGGTTGTGTTCGTGTCACAGGACGAGGAGTTGAGAATGTTCTGAACGGCTGTGGACGACTCAATTGGGTGGATGTTAGTCAATGCCGGAACCTGGAGCCATGGATTAGAGCTGGTGGTGTGGCGAACTGGGGTTTCGATGCTCGAGTCGGCCAACGCCCTGCAGAATTGACGCCAGGTGAAACTTGTGGATCGGGAGAGGGTGAAGACGACGCACCAGCGCCAAAAGCCATGAGTGTTGCTATGCTCACTTCGCAAAACTTTATGCCACGCTCGGCATTTGGGTACAGGTCCAAGAGAGCAAGGCGCCCC GGCCCTGCGCGTTTTGCGCAGAGGCTTCCTGAGCTCTCAAAGACTGCTTTCCGCAACTCCGCATCCGCCCGAGGCTTCCACGTCCAGGCCAAACCCACAGCCAACTTCTTCACCTCGCGCATTACATCAGCCGCCACCCGCAATGCCTTCCAACGAACGAGTCGCGCCGGCGGCCGCTCTTACCACCAAGGACCCCCTACTGGCGTCGCAACAGCCCCTCAGTCTACCAGCCGACGACTCTTGGTCGGAGGTGCCATCTTTGGTGGTACCCTTGTCGCCATTAACGCTGTCTTCAACCGGGAGACCCGTGAGGATGGTGGCATGCCTGTCTACGAGCGCGAATACCTGAACAACACCTTCTTGCACACTGGTCTCGGAATTGGTATCATTGGATTGACGGCTCGACAAATGGTTCAGACTGGCTTTGTGTACCGAATTATGGTTACCAACCCTTGGGTTGTTGGCATTGGTGGTCTTGCTCTCAGCTTTGCTACCATGATTGGAACTCGATCTATCAGCCCTGACAA CTATATCCCCAAGTACGCTCTCTGGACTGCCTTCAACGCCACCCAGGCTGCCTTTGTCGCCCCTCTTCTCGCCTTCGTCCCTCCCGTTCTTCTGGGCCGTGCTGGTCTCTACACCATTGCCATGATGGGTGGTCTTGCTATCGTCGGTGCCACTGCTAAGCAGGAGAAGTACCTATACATTGGTGGTCCTCTTCTTGCTGGTGCCGCTATCGTTGCTGCGTCCGGTCTTGCTCCTCTCATCATCCCTGCCACTGCTGTCCGAACTCTTGCTTTCACCGAGAACCTCTGGTTGTACGGTGGTCTCGCTGTTTTCGGTGGTTTCACGCTTTATGATGTACAGAAGGTTCTGCACCACGCCCGTCTCGCTCAGGCTGGTGTCATGCGCCGTGACCCTGTCAACGAGAGTATCTCTCTTGAGCTAGACTTCCTCAACATCTTCATCCGCATGGTCCAGATCCTCATGATGCAGCAGAACCGCCGCAAGTAA